ctgaactggTACACCACTATATGATATACTCATAAGGCGAACCCCCAATCGAGCAAGCCTATGAAAATCCTTCACTAGTTCCTTCcgttcttcctcaacatgggctacactacccatagataatctactaagagaatcttctactacattcgccttacgaggatggtaatgcacactTATTTGATAATCCTTGAAGAATTCAAAAcatctcctctggcgaagattTAACTATTTCTAGGTGAACATATATTAAAAGCTCTTATGGTCTGTAAACACATCTACATGGACatcatacaagtagtgtctccagatATTGAGTCCAAAAGCCACTGCTggaagctcgaggtcatgagttgaatagttcttctcatgcacttTGAgctgtctagaagcataagttGTAACCTTATATCGctgcattaacacacaacctagtccaactctagatgcatcgcaatagatcacataaccatctaaaccctccagtagagtcaagacaagagttgtagtcaatcttgttttcaattctgcaaagaTTTTCTCACAGTAATCTGACCATTGAAAGTTGACCATCTTCTAAGTGAACCTAGTCAATGGTAAGcgtatggatgaaaatccttccatgaaccttctgtaataacctgtTATACCTAAGAAACTTCGGATATATGGAGCAGAGGTTTGTCTGGGCCACTATTTTACTAATTCTATCTTTTACGAATCCACTCAGATCCCGTCACTAAATACAatatgaccaaggaaagcaattTATTACAACAAGAACTCACATGTGCTAAACTTAGTGAATAATTGTCGATCTTTGAGAGTCTGTAGAACAACTCTTTAATGAATCGCCATGTTCTATCTCATtgctagagtaaatgaggatatcataatAAAAACGATAACGAACAAGCCGAAGTACTGTTTGAatactctgttcatcaaatacatgaaaattgcaggagcattggttagtccaaacgacataactacaaatccataatgaccataacgtgttttgaaggttgttttcagaatgtcactatctctgattCTGAGATGATGATAAcaaatgactagcaccctgaagttggttaaacaagttattaatataggggatgggatacttattcttgattgtgacctttttaactatatataatcaatgcacattctgagagaaccatctttattctttaaaaaaaacaccGGTGCACCCcttggagaaatactaggcaTGATGAAACCCTTCTCTAGAAGGACTTTAAACtgatctttcaattccttaagctctacCGGAGACATTCTGTAAGAACGAGTCGAAATAGTCTAGGTGTCtcgaaggagatcaattccaaagtcgatttccctttcgaGAGGAACTCTGAGAATTTCTTCTCGAAACACTTCTGAAAACTCACTAACTAGTGGAATTGACTCAAAAGTTGGGGCTTTagagctagaatccttaacccgagCTAGATGATAGAGATCACCCTTATAGATATTCTTTGTAGCCTTAATGTAAGAAATGAAtagacccataggcgctaagatactacccttccctctaagattggttcatttggaaattgaaatgAACAATCATAGTTCTACAATCGATTGAGGTATAACAGGATTGTAACCAATCTATTCCTAGAATTACGTCGAAGTCTACAATTTCTAACTCTACCAGTCTAGTTATAACTGGGTTAccaactggagtagagactgaaaTAGGTTCTGAAAGAGTTACTAGACTATCACTGAATTTGActgctatgtaaggagttacaaaggaaagaggTGCCCCTGAaactaacaatgcataaacatcaagttcAAAAACTCGTAACGTACCAGTGACCACATCAGGAGAACCTTCCTGATGCTAGcgagcctgaagagcatacaacctgttCTAGAGCTGTCTGCCACCAGTATCAGAAGAGTAACCCTACTGAGTCACGTGACTTGCTTGTGCCGCTGAAATTGTAGATTGAGCTTTACCATTACCACCTCGTTGGCCCTATCTATAAGGATAATCCCTTAATTTGTGACTAGACTAACCCTACACAAAACATCATTCCTTTCCTGCGAGGCACTCACCTAGATGGTTCTTACTCAACTTATAgcaagtggggtaagtcttggttATTGAAATACTTACCTGATACTTAGAGCCTAGTGCCCTAACCTTCTGATTATACCTGTTCTTAGAGGATGGAACACAAGCTGATGAAAGGGCCGGGGCTGAAAAATTCTGCTGACTCTGCGAGCAATTTCCCCCCACCTGATTTTGGTTGATACTAATCATAGCTCCTAGTCCTGGCCTTCTCATTCTCCTTATCCTATTTCCTAAGCTTATCATTCTCAACCTATTAAGCATGAGTCATAATCCTAGAGATCTTCATATCTCCCAGTAACATAGCATTTCTGCAATTAGTTTTCACCAAATCTGGCACTCCATACAAtaacttattcatctgagcaCTGGAGttagcaaccatgtgaggagcatacctggagagttggttaaacttgagcCGATACTCTTGGATCGTCATGTTTGCCTGttgaaaatctagaaattcTAGGTCTCATCAGGatagagaatcaagaatctgactgaaaactagggacccaatgaaTTAAAGGAACCCACTGGGGAATTCCACATACCATAAATCCATAGAGAAATCTTCatattttggggctggaactgatggaaccttgttgcgttctttATTAGGGTTCTTGATCTGTTTCTCCTTTCttgtttctaattttctatgttttgattaattatttgacttaggtatgttttagttatgtttctaagcTTAAATTGTCGAAAATCTCAGATTGAGGGTCAAAACGATGTGCCTGAGGTGTCTAACAAAGTAGGAAAAGACCAAACCCCCCTGAGGTAATTGTGGTCAGAGCAATCGATGACCAGGACTGATGGGCCGTCGTtcaatcgacggtccatcgattggGTGTGCTTGATGGGGCTTCAGTAAAATAGATATAATTTTCACTCGAAGATCAAATTTTAGCAAACTTGGTGGCCCTGGAAAGATAATTGAATTCTTTATGATTTCATAaatcatgggacacctaattcaatTGTTGCTAAaatttatgaccatttgaagttgacccaataATATTTCTCCTCTAACTTACAATTAACTTTCACCTATGGTCATACCTACGGATCTTAGATCAAACGATGGTCCGTGATGGTCATTCTTAGTTATGTGAGAGGCTGGGTAACTTGAGTCACAATCTACGGATGCTGACTACGGACCGTAGTTTGACTTACGGACAGTAGGTCTTTCCGTGGATCGACACTTAGTAGATTTTTCTAGGTTGAGTTTTAGGGGAGCTTCAGTGGAAAACGATGGATGCACAGTACGGTCTGTAGATCAGACTAGGGTCCGTTGATGGTAACCTTCAATTGCACCTGCCGATTTCTGTAAAGCTTATTTGTGGTTTTTTTGGATAGATGGTGTTACATTGTAAGACAGGATTTTTGACTTTCCTTCTCCGAATTTCAattctaaaccttctaaactcCCATGGATCTCACCCAAAACAATTAGGATCACTAAAATCCTCAATACCCAATATTTTAGACCTGTAAAATAGCCCGAAAACATAAATCAAACAACCAAGGGAATACTacaactaaaccaacaaaaattcaatagtTTTTCATGAATAACTTCAatattcatcattcaatctactcTAATTGCACTGaattaaacatattattttttgagcGGAAGAACCCATCATAGAATGATCTTACATACCTTAAACGGATCATCCCCGATGAAATTCACTCATTGATCTTGGCGAAATCTTTGTCTATTATCCATTctcctttttctcttctcttttatcCTAATCCCTAAGTGTATTCAAtcttataaaaacataaataaggcTTAATTTTACCACTATTAaacccttaaaacaaattaggaaagaGTAGGGTGAAATgactactttacccttactaaaatagAGATTGGATTTTTCTCAGCCGAACAAACCAACTTCTGAaagacatatctccctcatatgaCATCAACAATAAGCAAACTTGGTAGAGTTGGAAAGATATTTCCAAGGGATTTacaaatcatataaagaaatcacCTTAACGCTTCTTGAGCTGGgagttatgaccgtttgaaaataattgaaattcaCTTTTTAAACATAGGAAATTTTCCGGATTTCCCTATTTATTTTCAACAATGATTATTCTTGGTTTCTTAGTTTATTCTTAGTTTTTTCAaattacgagatgttacaatatatccCCCTTGGGAAAATTCATCCATGAATAAGAACTCTTCCACTCAGCTAATGGTAGTAACATCATTTCAGCACTCAACAACAAAAGCAAATAACAACCTACTTATACATAATCTTATAAAGCGCTAAGAAGGGAATTTAATACCTTTAATGGTATTCTCTCCAAAAGCAAATAGATATGAATATCTTCTCTTTATATCCTCCCCATCTTCTCAAGTTGCTTCATCAATAAACTGATTCATCTAAAGGACTTTAAGCCACACAACTTTCTTTGTTCTCAATTTACGAACTTGACGATCCAAAATTTGAACTGAAACCTCCTCATAGGAAAAAAtatccttaatcccaacattcTCATTTGATACAATCACTGAAGGATCAACAAAGCAgttcttcaacatagacacatggaataccggatgaaccgCTTCTAACTCTTGAGGTAACTCCAACTCATATGCTACATCGTCAATTCTCTTGGAGATATTGTAAGGAACAATAAACCCGGGACTAAGTTTTCCCTTCTTACAAAACCTAATAACCCTCTTCATGGAAGAAACTTTCATATACACCCAATCATTCACCTAGAACTCTAACTGCCTTCTCAAAACATATGTGTAGGACTTTTGGCGACTTTGTGCCAttttcaatctctcttgaatcactttcactTTTTCCAAGGCTTGGCGAATTAATTCAGGTCCTATTAACCCTGCTTCACCAACTTTGAACCATGcaataggagatctgcatcttctctCTAAAAGAACCTCATACGGAtccatttggatgctcgaatgataactattgttgtaagagaactcaaAGAGAGGTATGTGATAatcccaattccctttgaaGTCGATCACACAAGATCTAAACATATCTTCTATGTTATGGATAATACGTTCTTCTTGTCCATCCATTTGAGGATTAAAAGCagtgcttaagttcaccttcTAAACCAAACCTTTCTGGAAAGATTTCTAGAATtgtgcagtaaattgtgcatctctatctaaaataatgGTTAACGGAACTCCATGAACTCTCACCACTCTTGAaggtacaacttagcataatccttGGCCAAATAGGTTGTCTTTACCAGCAGAAATGGGCTGACTTTGTCATTCTGttgacaatcacccaaatagaatcatgttccctgcGAGATCATGGCAGGCCTGTGATAAagttcatattaattaaatccCACTTCCATTTCAAAAGTTCTATAGTTTGAGCCAAACCTCAAGGCTTTTGGTGCTCTATTTTCACTTATTGGAAATTTGGGAACTTGGCAATGatttcaacaatatttttcttcatgccatcccaccaatacaCCTCTCTCAAATCCTGGTACATattggtggaacctggatgaatgAAATACCTAgagctatgagcctcctccaGTATCCTCTCTTGGACTCCATCCACTCTAGGTATACACAACCTACGTTGGTACCTCAACACAACATCTCCTCCTTGTTCAAAATCTattactctttgcttatgaacattttcaTTCAAGTCAACAAAAATTGGGTCTAGGTCATGTTTCTCTTTAGCCTCTGACACTAGTGGTGATTCAGCCCCATTAGTCACCACTATTCCTCCTTCTGTGGAGTCCATAAGCTTGACTCCTAGACGTGCAAGTCCGTGCACATCTTTATCTAACTCCCTCTTTGATTCTTCAACAGGGGAGGTACTCTCCATGGACAACATTATTAAGGCATAAACAACTACATTAGACTTACCTTGGTTGTAAataatactcatgtcataattctTGAATTATTCTAACCACTTTTTCTATCTGAGATTTAGATCCTTCTGAGTGAATACATATTGGAGGCTCTTGAGATAAGTGAATATGTCCACATGAACCCAATACAAGTAGTGACGCCATATCTTAAAGGTGAAAACAACAGAatccaactctaagtcatgggttgggtTATtgttctcatgaaccttcaactgtctcaaggcataagctataaccttgccATTCTGCATTAACAGAGAACCCAAAAAAACTCTCGATGCATCACAATTCACCACAAAACCTTAAGTACCCTCTAGTAAGGTCAAAACCGGAGCGGTAGTCAATCTCTTTTCAACTCCTAAAAGCTCTTCTCACAAGATTCAGACCACTCAAACTTGGTTGTATTCTGAGTTAACTTCGTTAAAGGAGATTAGATAGATGATAACCCTTTAATAAATTTCCTATAATAgccagccaaacccaagaaCTCGTTATATCTATTTAGGATGTGGGTCCGTGCCAACTATCAACTGTTTCTATCTTTTAGGTATCAACTCTATCTCATCACCGGAAATAATGTGGCCCAAGAATGCCATGAACTTAAGACAAAACCACATTTGGAGAACTTGTggtgtaccgtggtttcatggtagtttcaatgctttttcctttaGTTTAGTGTGCGCCTAAAGcgtttttgttttagttttaatgtataTTTCTCTTTGTTTGTAGGAAATCTTTCCAGAATGAAAATGCGGAAGAATTATGCTGAAACTGCAGAAGTGACTACCTACGAAGCAATCACGGTCCATcaacccctcgacggtccgtaggtggctaCCGTcgtatgaagaaaaaaatgctGAATGAAGATCGGAGATTCTaactaagtgtggggttacagagGCTCTCAAAGAACCGTCATCTCCAGGACGAaccgtcctgcacatccgtcatTATCAACTgaaagtagtcccagtaccaaTCTTGAAAAGAATCTAAGTATGGATGACGCaagaccacgacggtccatcgtggccTCAACGGTTCGTCGTCCAGATCGTCGACTCATACGCGGTTTTTGGGgagattttccttaaataaatttCCCTCTTTTGTTAGgactatattattataaatacttgaaaaaccttatttttggggttagactcttgggcatttttcagattttattgTTCTAGTTGTGAACTTATGATTTTGGGAAATTATGCTATTTTCCAAAAATCGTTTATTGCAAGCTTATTGATcaattcaagtaattttttgggtttaattcaatctcatcaaagtaagtgcatgaattcttatcaaactaatatgaattgtgtgattatttaCATGGTTAACTAAATCCAtagctagggttgtgggaaccatgggtaattaacaaggtaaaaactagctacaataacaattctagaatagtgtattgcatatattgataattcattcatttataagtctttttaacgagtgcacacgttagaactcacctttttggtacttgccggaccaaggaggtagataataagaaaaaaattatcaagattgatttagtatatactatctaataggctagtgtcgattggtgcgaagtaacaaccaagccatacatcgattatgatacataatatgaggtaatgataaggtttagtaaagcatacacacgtAGCAAGactaaggtgcggagtgaaatttcctagttgtcggaccaaggaattagggatacataacttaccactttgcatgcaagatactaggaaaggattttatagctagaattaccacGTTATAAACTTGTTGGGAACACTTAagcctagttactctcattacttgataaaaataaaatctttaaacctgtcacttgtttatttagaaatagtTAATTACATTTATTGCTTAAAAGACCCTCTGTTTATTACTTGTTTTCgaaaaggacttgactaaatagaagtaataataggttaaagttaagtctaaatcattttccaggttggatcgaccccaacctcatagttgggttctttatttgatatgaccgcttatacttcttttcgagaagtaaatttgagcgtatcaaatgtTGGCGCCGCTACCGGGGAAAGTGCCTTTTAAATTAACTTTATCCTTATTACCAAAGTTTAGTcaacattttcataattttactttttctttttgtttgccTCTTGCAGATTTAACTTTCGTGTATGCCAAGTACGAGGAGTAGAGGAGAACCCATACTCTAACCCGACCccgagctagagcgtacactgtgTAGAATGAACCAAAATTTGGGTATTCTCGATGATGATCACAACCTGGAAATTCCACCACCAGTTGATGCTCATGATCAATTATTACCTGAAAATCATGGGGAAGGTAACATACATACGAAACTTCCTGCTCCACGCCCTCAAGAGAATTATAAGGGATATGATAATATTACTGACTTTGACGACCCTCCCCTACCACACGAccatacttttgtggtaactagtagtttGATGCAAATGTTTgctgctagaggtttgtttttggGGCTACCTTCTTAGGATTCACATGCTCACATCGCCAAGGTGAGGtcggtgtgtaagagttgtgtaagGAGGCTTGATTTTAATATGGTCTTAATTGGGTtgagagtgtttcctctctcactgatggaaGAGGATGTTATATGGTTTACCGAGCTCCCCTATAACTTAATCTAAACTTGGAAtcaattgagggatgtgttcttagcacgttactacccggtGTCTAAGAAGATAAatcacaaagatagagtgaacaactttctGGCACTATCGGGAGAATCAGTCACTAGTTCTTAGGATAagttcacctcgttcttgagaaatTCCCCAATCAcagcatagatgatgagtcactgaaagagtacttctattggagacaagatgataataataaagcagtaCATGATAtgatagcgggtggttcttatggggagtttCCTTATGCTGACATTGCtgagaagttggagaaaatctcccgaaataataaagcttggagcactaggaagtcatatactgggagaaacactttTGCAGTGCAATCCGCACACAACTCAGCCACATatgagattcatgaagaaatgTCTCAAATGAGAtttgagcttgggttggtgttGAAACACGTCACTAAGGGTGCAGAAAAGGTAAATGTGGTGAACTGCTTGTCTAAACCACTACTGCCGACAGATGAGTATTACTATAAGGagaacttttatattttaaatgacTAGACGGTGGGTTTCCAACCAAacgcccaaggctctaatcaggagaattggcacTAAGGTTAGGTAAATCAAGGTCGAAAGTATGGTAATTACAAAtgagagggtcattatgtctgagatggaaaTTACAATCAGGAAAACAACTTCAACCgcggtaactatggtaatagaaatgataggagTGGGCCCTATGCTCCACCACAAATTCGtgaagttgctcctagggatggtggaggtagtatgacGCGAGTTAAGGATATGTTGCAGAAAATCATGAGGAGGTTAGAtactagtgatgagcacactaaagagttgAGGAGTGCCTTAGAAAGTTTTGGGAAAAAAGTTGATGCTCATGCAATCTCGATCgagcatcttgagttgcaaatcGCCCAATTGTCTTCGACTGTGATCCCACGTCaatcgggcactcttcctagcaatactgttgatatatcgtggtttcacggtattattaatactttttccttaattttagtgtgtccaaaagcctttttgtgctaatttttatataagtttctctttatttgcaggaaatctgtctaaagatgaatgcggagattttgagtgaagaaatgcagacgagaccacctacagagcttgtgacggtccgtcttgcttgtgacggtccgtagatggcagcatagtgcagctgctgaaggaagatggggaagtctcaccaagtgtggggttacggagtccatgacggttcgtcgtgtcTACGtcgtccgtcctgcaggttcatcatgaagtttagagaagtaatcccagtacccatattccaagagtttaagtattttggaacgaagaccctcgacggatcgtcgtgtctgtgacgatccgtcatactttccgtcaagggtaatgaagagagcagcagaagacattgcacaagtgtgggacgacggagttcatgacggtccgtcgtgaccaggacgatccgtcgcgaggtccgtcgacccagccgcattttgatagatttccagcaaatagagtcctcgtttaattagatttttattttctataaatagttagaaaaacctcttttttgaggttagactctgtattattggttagactccgtattgttagacaccgtattagtagaaattgtattgttagactttcgattatcattagactttttgtgagattcttgattactttgagattcttgcaagtgattgttggtgattaatcaagcaaactttcggattttactctttctcattgaagtaattatatgaattcttatataatatatttgaatattgtgattatgactatgggtaactaaactccataactagggttgtgggaaccataggcaaataatgaggtaaaagctaactaaaataacaatccTAGAATAGTGtcatgcatgtattaataattctttcgcttagaagtctttttaacggatggtcaACGtaagaactcgccttaatgctacttgccggaccaaggaggtagataatgggaaaagaattatcaatatagatttagtgtatactatctaataggctagtattgattggtacgaggtaataacttagtcaaatatcgaatatgatgcttaatatgaggtaaagatgagggttaggatagcaacacacgtagccagaccaaggtacggagtgaaattttctagatcccggaccaagaatttagaaagacataacttatcactttgcatgcaagatactaggaaagaattgttatagttagaattatcaagtttagaacctgtggggaacacgtaaaccctagttactttgattaattgattaaactccaacattcaaagctgttaagtgtctctttcaatttcgttagttattttcatccatttagaaatagaaaccccccttttattgtttttgctatCCAATgaagtaattgaccgaacaatattaataataggttaaagttaagtctaaactgttttcctcatgggaacgatcccaacctcactagttgggttatttacttgacacgaccgtttaacttcttatttgagaggtaagtttgagcgtatcaaattttggcgccgctgtcggggattatagcttttagattaacttaaacttattactatagtttagttgatattttcttgattttactttgttttattgtttttgatttgtgcAGAACCAACCTCCTTGTACgacaaatacacggagaggaaaagaacccttgtttccctatgatcaggaattagagcgtacactatgcaacatgaatcgaaacttgggaatcaatgatgatgatccaaaccagaacatcccaactccggttgatgttcatggtcagttgttacccgatgctccgggtgaacaccaacagaggggacaaaatcccgttccacgaccccaagcatactacagaggctatgataacatagcagactccgatgggccagttgtcttgcctcctctacccacaggccacacctttatagcctgatgcaaatgctcactgccagaggtttgttttcagggctaccttcagaggatccacatgcccatattgctaaggtaagggcagtgtgtaaaagctgtgtaagGAGGCCTGACTTTgacttagatgtaatagggttcagagtgtttcctctctcactgatggaagaggctgctatatggttcactgagctcttttataactcaattttcacttggaaccaactaagggatgtcttcttagcacgctactatccggtctccaagaaactaaaccacaaagacaaagtgaacaactttgtggcactaccaggagagtcagttagtagttcttgggattgattcacctcgttcttgagaagtgtcccaaatgaccgtatagatgatgagtcactgaaggaatacttctatcggggacaggatgataataataaagcggtgttggacactatagaaggtggatcttatggggagtgtccttatgctg
This DNA window, taken from Solanum lycopersicum chromosome 5, SLM_r2.1, encodes the following:
- the LOC138348930 gene encoding uncharacterized protein — encoded protein: MESTSPVEESKRELDKDVHGLARLGVKLMDSTEGGIVVTNGAESPLVSEAKEKHDLDPIFVDLNENVHKQRVIDFEQGGDVVLRYQRRLCIPRVDGVQERILEEAHSSRYFIHPGSTNMYQDLREVYWWDGMKKNIVEIIAKFPNFQ
- the LOC109120301 gene encoding uncharacterized protein, producing the protein MKVSSMKRVIRFCKKGKLSPGFIVPYNISKRIDDVAYELELPQELEAVHPVFHVSMLKNCFVDPSVIVSNENVGIKDIFSYEEVSVQILDRQVRKLRTKKVVWLKVL